Genomic segment of Pseudomonas sp. DY-1:
TGCCATCGGCGCCCTGGGTTACCTCGCAACCCAGGGTCGGGCAGGCGCTGCCAACCCGATCGCGATAAACGCTGGCTGCCGCCAGCTCCCGCAGCTTCTGCTTGTAGATCTTCCCCACCACCGTCACCGGCAGGGCATCCACCAGGAATATCCGTTTCGGGCAGGCCGGACGTTCAGCGATGTGCTCGAAGGCGAACCGCTGCAGTTCGTCGAGGCTGGCCGCCTGACCCTGGCGCAGCTGCACGAACACCACCGGCAGCTCGCCGGCGTACTCGTCGGGCATGCCCACGGCAGCAGCCATGGAGACTGCCGGGTGGCTTTCCAGGCAGTTCTCGATCAGCGCCGGATCGATATTGTGGCCGCTGCGGATGATCAGGTCCTTGGCACGCCCGGTGATGAACAGATTGCCGTTTTCGTCCAGGTGCCCCAGATCGCCACTGCGCAACCAGCCTCCCTCCAGTGGCGACCGGTCCTGCCCCAGGTAGCCGGGAAAAACCGTGGGGCCGCGCACGCAGATTTCCCCGCCGTCGATCCGCACTTCGATTGGCGCCGCCACATGCCCGGCACTGCCCGGAATCGCCGGACGACTCAGATTGGGCAACGCGATCACGCCGCTGCATTCCGTCATGCCGTAGGCCTGGTACAGCTCCAGCCCTGTCTGTGCCTTCACCTTCTCGCACAGGGCCGCCGGTACCGGTGCGCCGCCGGAAAGCATGAAACGCAGACTGCTGATGTCGTGCCCGTCGATCGGGACTTCCAGCATTGCCGCCACCGAGGTGGGAATGCCGCCACTGAGGGTGATGCCGTAATGCTCCACCAGACGCCAGTGTTGGCGGATCACCTCCGGATTGCGGAAGCCGCCCAGTGTCGGCAGCAACATGCGCAACCCGCTGGCCAGGCCGCCCAGGCTATTCACGAGGGCACCGGCTACGTGGAAGATCGGCAAACCGTTCAGCGCCACATCCTCAGGGCCGGCCTCCATGCAGGCGCGATAGGCGCAAGCGGCGGCTACCTGGTTCGCATGGGTCTGCCGGGCGAGCTTGGGCACCCCCGTGGTACCGCCGGTATGGAAGTAGGCGGCAATGTCGTCTGGCCGAGGCAGCAGTGCCGGCTCCAATGCCGCGCCGGAGTAGCGTTCGAGCAACTGGTCGTAGAAAAACTCGCCGCCCTGTACCAGTACCGACACGCACCTGGGTCGCTTCGACAAGCGCAACGAAGCGCCCAGCGCCTTTTGCCACAGGTCCGAGCCCGGCACCGGACCGAGCGCCACCAACAGATCCGTGCCGGCCTTGTCCATCAGGCTGGCCAGGGCTTCTTCGCTCAGCAGCGGGTTGATCGGGTTGGCGATGCCGACGCTGGCGGCGGCCCACAGCAGGCACTGGCTCTGCGGTATGTTCGGCAGCAGCAGCGTGATCACCGGCCTGCGCGTGCCGGCCAGGTCCAGCAGCATCCGCGCGCTGCGATTGAGCTGGTCAAAGAATGCCCAATAGCTCAGGTCCTGCTCGCCCATCTCCTCCCCGAGGTTGTGGATAAAGGTCAGCGCCATTCGTTCCGGGTGAGCGGCCGCCGAGGCCTGCAATAGTTCGTAGACAGTGGTGGGAATCTGGCTGGACATGGCGGCCTCCTGGACCTGCGCGTTGTTGTGCGCCGATTCTTGGGGGCCGCCGCAAAGGCGGCATTAACAAATGTTAAGAAGGCTGGCGAGGCTTGTAACCCTCGGCCAGCGCCTACCTGACGACATCGTTTCGCCGTCCCTGTCTCCCGGCCAAAGGCAAAGGTTTCATGCGTGCCGCGACAGGAGAAGCCGCCATGAAATCACTCCAGTACCTCGCCCTGGTGGTCTTGCTGCCTGCCTGAGCGCCCATGCCAAAGTCGCCAGCGAAAAGAACATGACCCTCAAGATCGCCAGCGACATCGCCAACGCCGCGGTGCAGGCCTGCACCGCCAAGGGCTACAACGTCACGGCCGCAGTGATGGACCGCGCCGGCGGTGTGCGCACCATCCTCCGCACGGACAAGGCGGGCCCGCACACCCTCGACTCTGCCCGGCGTAAGGCCTACACCGCCGCCTCGACCAAGCGCAGCAACACCGAAATGCTTGAGAACGTGCAGAAGAGTCCTGCGGCCCAGTACTTGCCGATGATCGACGGATTCCTGGTAGTGAGCGGCGGCGTACCGGTGAAAGTGGGCGATGAGGTGATCGGTGCCGTGGGCGTGGGCGGCGCGCCTGGCGGGCACCTGGATGAACAGTGCGCCAACGCAGGCCTGGAAGTGGTTGAGGATCAGCTCAAGTAGTACCGGACGTCAGAACCGCGCCAACTGCATCTCCTTCAGCCGGCTCAGGGTGCGGCGGAAGGGGAACTCCAGATAGCCCTCGGTGTAGAGGCGGTCCATGGCCACGGCCGCCTCGAGGTAAAGCGGCACCCGGCGGTCGTAGCACTCGTCCACCAGCGCGATGAAACGGCGCACGCCGTCGTCATGCACCGACAACTGCGGCAATTCGCGGTCGCCGGCGTCGACCCGTTCCGCACCATCTTCGGTACCCCGGGCGATACGCCCTTCGCGACGAGACGCACTCAAGTTGGGCACATCCCCCAGCAGAATCACCGGGAAGCGGTCACACAGGGCGATGAAATCCAGGGCCGCCAGCGGTTGCTGGCAAAGGTCTTCATAGCGGAACCAGACCGCCGCCGCGCATTGGCGCACCACCGGTATCGGGCGATGGCCGAGCTCCACCGGCTGGTTGGAACTGCCCTGCCCCGCTGCGAGCCGTTCGAAGACTTCGGCGAGGAAACCGGGCTTGCCCGGCTCGGCCACCCAGTAGCGCTGATGGGCCGTACCCGGGTGCAGGCGATGATCCTCACCGCCGTCCACTGCCACCACCTGCATGTGCCGCTCGATGGCGTCGATGGCCGGCACGAAACGCTCGCGGTTGAAGCCATCGGCGTAGAGTTGCTGCGGAGGCTGATTGGAGGTGGCGACCATGGCTACGCCTTCATCGAACATCGCCCGCAACAAGCGGCCAAGCAGCATCGCGTCGCCGATGTCATTGACGAACAGCTCGTCGAAGCACAGCACCCGCACCTCTTGCGCCAACTCACGGGCCAGCGCTTGCAGCGGGTCCGGCGTGCCGGTGAGCTGGAACAGCCGCTGATGGACCCAGCGCATGAAGTGATGGAAATGCTGACGCCGTGCCGGGACCCTGAGGCTCTGGTGGAAGCGGTCCATCAGCCAGGTCTTGCCGCGCCCTACCGGCCCCCAGAGATAGACGCCTGTTACCTCGCCGGCGTGGTGCAGCGCCTCATGA
This window contains:
- a CDS encoding AMP-binding protein; translation: MSSQIPTTVYELLQASAAAHPERMALTFIHNLGEEMGEQDLSYWAFFDQLNRSARMLLDLAGTRRPVITLLLPNIPQSQCLLWAAASVGIANPINPLLSEEALASLMDKAGTDLLVALGPVPGSDLWQKALGASLRLSKRPRCVSVLVQGGEFFYDQLLERYSGAALEPALLPRPDDIAAYFHTGGTTGVPKLARQTHANQVAAACAYRACMEAGPEDVALNGLPIFHVAGALVNSLGGLASGLRMLLPTLGGFRNPEVIRQHWRLVEHYGITLSGGIPTSVAAMLEVPIDGHDISSLRFMLSGGAPVPAALCEKVKAQTGLELYQAYGMTECSGVIALPNLSRPAIPGSAGHVAAPIEVRIDGGEICVRGPTVFPGYLGQDRSPLEGGWLRSGDLGHLDENGNLFITGRAKDLIIRSGHNIDPALIENCLESHPAVSMAAAVGMPDEYAGELPVVFVQLRQGQAASLDELQRFAFEHIAERPACPKRIFLVDALPVTVVGKIYKQKLRELAAASVYRDRVGSACPTLGCEVTQGADGSLWISLADVPAGQREFCVQRAEALGLRVRESLSPPVCA
- a CDS encoding heme-binding protein, which encodes MTLKIASDIANAAVQACTAKGYNVTAAVMDRAGGVRTILRTDKAGPHTLDSARRKAYTAASTKRSNTEMLENVQKSPAAQYLPMIDGFLVVSGGVPVKVGDEVIGAVGVGGAPGGHLDEQCANAGLEVVEDQLK
- the zapE gene encoding cell division protein ZapE; amino-acid sequence: MTFDSPLAAYHHALEQGGFLPDPAQRRAVDCLQACHEALHHAGEVTGVYLWGPVGRGKTWLMDRFHQSLRVPARRQHFHHFMRWVHQRLFQLTGTPDPLQALARELAQEVRVLCFDELFVNDIGDAMLLGRLLRAMFDEGVAMVATSNQPPQQLYADGFNRERFVPAIDAIERHMQVVAVDGGEDHRLHPGTAHQRYWVAEPGKPGFLAEVFERLAAGQGSSNQPVELGHRPIPVVRQCAAAVWFRYEDLCQQPLAALDFIALCDRFPVILLGDVPNLSASRREGRIARGTEDGAERVDAGDRELPQLSVHDDGVRRFIALVDECYDRRVPLYLEAAVAMDRLYTEGYLEFPFRRTLSRLKEMQLARF